In a single window of the Microbacterium sp. SL75 genome:
- a CDS encoding flagellar hook protein FlgE: MLRSLSSGISGLRAHQTMLDTTGNNIANVNTAGFKGSSVLFQDTLSQAVGGAAIPGAGAGGRNPAQVGLGVQVAGIRTNFSQGAAQTTGRGGDLMIQGDGFFAVRSGGETLYTRAGGFGFDGAGNMVTADGAFVQGWIAQNGVLGTGQAVGNISLPQGVVSPARATTAATVTGNLPSSAAVGDQLVRDIDVHDAQGTTTALSLTFTRTATGWDVTEPVSGATGALAFTDGRQSAGLTLDAGGVAVDLTAVTGFADLSTVAITSQDGAAAGTLQSYSITGDGSIVGTFSNGRTETLAKVAMVTFANAEGLEKVGGTAYRASVNSGGAQVGEAGQAGFGKLVSGSLEMSNVDLSQEFTNLIVAQRGFQASARIITTSDEVLQELTNLKR, encoded by the coding sequence ATGCTCCGTTCCCTCTCGTCCGGCATCTCCGGACTCCGTGCGCACCAGACCATGCTCGACACCACCGGCAACAACATCGCCAACGTCAACACCGCAGGATTCAAGGGCTCCTCGGTGCTCTTCCAGGACACGCTGTCGCAGGCGGTCGGCGGTGCCGCGATCCCCGGCGCCGGCGCCGGCGGTCGCAACCCCGCTCAGGTCGGACTCGGCGTCCAGGTCGCGGGCATCCGCACGAACTTCAGCCAGGGCGCCGCGCAGACCACCGGCCGCGGCGGTGACCTGATGATCCAGGGTGACGGCTTCTTCGCGGTGCGTTCGGGCGGGGAGACCCTCTACACGCGCGCGGGAGGCTTCGGCTTCGACGGAGCCGGAAACATGGTCACCGCCGACGGAGCGTTCGTGCAGGGATGGATCGCCCAGAACGGTGTCCTGGGCACCGGCCAGGCGGTCGGGAACATCTCCCTGCCCCAGGGGGTGGTCTCGCCGGCGCGCGCGACCACGGCGGCGACCGTGACGGGCAACCTGCCTTCGTCCGCCGCCGTCGGTGACCAGCTCGTCCGCGACATCGACGTGCACGACGCCCAGGGCACGACCACCGCCCTCAGCCTCACCTTCACCCGGACCGCGACGGGGTGGGACGTCACCGAACCCGTCAGCGGCGCGACCGGCGCCCTCGCGTTCACCGACGGCCGCCAGAGCGCGGGACTCACCCTCGATGCCGGCGGCGTCGCGGTCGACCTCACCGCGGTCACCGGCTTCGCCGACCTGAGCACGGTCGCGATCACCTCGCAGGACGGGGCCGCGGCCGGCACCCTGCAGTCCTACTCGATCACCGGAGACGGCTCGATCGTGGGCACGTTCTCGAACGGCCGTACCGAGACCCTGGCGAAGGTCGCGATGGTCACCTTCGCCAACGCCGAAGGCCTCGAGAAGGTCGGCGGGACGGCCTATCGCGCCTCCGTCAACAGCGGCGGTGCGCAGGTCGGCGAGGCCGGTCAAGCCGGTTTCGGCAAGCTCGTCTCGGGTTCGCTCGAGATGAGCAACGTCGACCTCTCGCAGGAGTTCACCAACCTCATCGTCGCGCAGCGCGGCTTCCAGGCGAGCGCGCGCATCATCACCACGAGCGACGAGGTGCTGCAGGAGCTCACCAACCTCAAGCGCTGA
- a CDS encoding flagellar FlbD family protein, producing the protein MITLTRLDHTRFAVNPDLIERVHESPDTTLHMVDGRVYNVEESLDELIERIIAYRARVLAAASALSAPSER; encoded by the coding sequence ATGATCACGCTCACCCGTCTCGACCACACGCGATTCGCGGTGAACCCCGATCTGATCGAACGGGTGCACGAGTCTCCCGACACCACGCTGCACATGGTCGACGGCCGCGTCTACAACGTCGAAGAGAGCCTCGACGAGCTCATCGAGCGCATCATCGCTTACCGCGCGCGCGTGCTCGCCGCGGCATCCGCTCTCTCGGCCCCGTCGGAGCGCTGA
- a CDS encoding motility protein A — protein sequence MDIAFVVGVVVAFGALYAMITMEGAHLSALLLPAPMILVLGSTIGVGIASHTLRDAIAAFGSLGRMARGPRSTPAAVIPILVSYAEKARTEGLLRLEDELDSAPDDYTRRAVQAVADGVDAEELRTLMDDEIVAEAARNRVAARFFSALGGYAPTIGIVGTVVSLTHVLENLDKPDELGHMIAAAFVATLWGLLSANFIWNPIAGRLNRMAAVEQERMTLVCEGILAIQAGSAPRLVEERLLALTTYKPKKKKEPRPDKVAVTGDAE from the coding sequence ATGGACATCGCTTTCGTCGTCGGCGTCGTCGTGGCCTTCGGGGCCCTGTACGCCATGATCACGATGGAGGGCGCCCACCTGAGCGCGCTCCTGCTGCCCGCCCCGATGATCCTCGTGCTCGGCTCGACCATCGGCGTCGGCATCGCCAGCCACACGCTGCGCGACGCGATCGCGGCCTTCGGCTCGTTGGGGCGGATGGCGCGCGGTCCGCGATCCACCCCGGCCGCCGTCATCCCGATCCTCGTCTCCTACGCCGAGAAGGCGCGGACCGAGGGCCTGCTGCGCCTCGAGGACGAGCTCGACTCCGCGCCCGACGACTACACCCGCCGCGCCGTGCAGGCGGTGGCCGACGGCGTCGACGCCGAAGAGCTGCGAACGCTGATGGACGACGAGATCGTCGCCGAGGCCGCGCGCAACCGCGTGGCCGCGCGGTTCTTCTCCGCCCTCGGCGGCTACGCACCCACGATCGGCATCGTCGGGACGGTCGTCTCGCTCACGCACGTGCTCGAGAACCTCGACAAGCCCGACGAGCTCGGCCACATGATCGCGGCCGCCTTCGTCGCCACCCTCTGGGGCCTGTTGTCGGCCAATTTCATCTGGAACCCCATCGCGGGGCGGCTGAATCGCATGGCCGCCGTCGAGCAGGAGCGCATGACGCTCGTGTGCGAGGGGATCCTCGCCATCCAGGCCGGCAGTGCGCCGCGCCTGGTCGAGGAGCGTCTGCTGGCGCTGACCACCTACAAACCGAAGAAGAAGAAAGAGCCCCGGCCCGACAAGGTCGCAGTGACCGGGGATGCCGAGTGA
- a CDS encoding OmpA/MotB family protein, translated as MSSRRPARGRGHDEGEHDEPDERWAVSYSDMVTVLMCLFIVLYAVSIVDETKYEQLKNGLAEAFGQSQTPGGGDFTEGLVIPPELLAEEGVEDVAVRAARERDDLEQMKQQITSALAAQGLAETVDFVIDERGLKVGLVGAETFFTDNRTDLSAKADAVLDAVGDVLAAAGNPLSIEGHADHRAAVAPYESNWELSSGRATKVARFLVEHEGITGSRVQAVGYSDQRPLVEGDTAEDLAANRRVDIVVQSTEEEKVRALIPGLVQTAPQG; from the coding sequence GTGAGCAGCAGGCGCCCCGCGCGCGGACGCGGCCACGACGAGGGCGAGCACGACGAGCCCGACGAGCGCTGGGCGGTGTCCTACTCCGACATGGTGACGGTTCTGATGTGCCTGTTCATCGTGCTGTACGCCGTGTCGATCGTCGACGAGACCAAGTACGAACAGCTCAAGAACGGTCTCGCCGAGGCGTTCGGGCAATCCCAGACGCCGGGCGGCGGCGACTTCACCGAGGGGCTCGTGATCCCGCCCGAGCTGCTGGCGGAGGAGGGCGTCGAGGACGTCGCGGTGCGCGCGGCTCGCGAGCGCGACGACCTCGAGCAGATGAAGCAGCAGATCACCTCCGCGCTGGCAGCGCAGGGCCTGGCCGAGACCGTGGACTTCGTCATCGACGAGCGCGGTCTGAAGGTGGGCCTGGTCGGCGCCGAGACGTTCTTCACCGACAACCGCACCGACCTCTCGGCGAAGGCGGATGCCGTCCTCGACGCGGTCGGCGACGTGCTGGCCGCCGCGGGCAACCCCCTCAGTATCGAGGGGCACGCCGACCATCGCGCGGCGGTCGCTCCCTACGAGAGCAACTGGGAGCTCAGCAGCGGACGCGCCACCAAGGTCGCACGGTTCCTCGTCGAGCACGAGGGCATCACCGGGTCCCGTGTGCAGGCGGTCGGTTACTCCGATCAACGCCCCCTCGTCGAGGGCGACACCGCGGAAGACCTGGCGGCGAACCGCCGCGTGGACATCGTCGTGCAATCCACCGAGGAGGAGAAGGTACGTGCTCTCATCCCCGGACTCGTCCAGACCGCTCCGCAGGGCTGA
- a CDS encoding flagellar motor switch protein FliM — protein sequence MTTTLKETAMATTAVRDDPLRRYPAYDFSRPVQLGREHRRRVEAAFEAFARQWASQLTGKVRMRTHLTLEGVESMSYQEYADTLPATTAMVTGATAGRDEPGVVQFDLGVALTWVVQMLGGKSSAPIEPRTLTPIESALIRQLMDRTFELLTTSLGMLLPAELTYAGLHDNPQYLQVISPGEAVVVARFAMRMGESHSTATVMLPTAVVVDQLAESERDAASAHRAGATADQVLATPLEVSLRVAPRVIGAGEVLDLAPGDLLRFSHPETKPFELVVGDTPVARAVPGAQGSRLACTITTILEETTR from the coding sequence GTGACCACCACTCTCAAGGAGACCGCCATGGCGACCACCGCCGTCCGCGACGACCCCCTGCGCCGCTATCCCGCCTATGACTTCAGCCGCCCCGTCCAGCTGGGTCGGGAGCACCGGCGCCGGGTGGAGGCGGCTTTCGAGGCATTCGCGCGACAGTGGGCGTCGCAACTGACCGGCAAGGTCCGCATGCGCACCCACCTGACGCTCGAGGGCGTGGAGTCGATGTCGTACCAGGAGTACGCCGACACCCTCCCGGCGACGACCGCGATGGTCACCGGTGCGACCGCGGGGCGCGACGAGCCAGGAGTGGTGCAGTTCGATCTCGGCGTGGCGCTGACGTGGGTCGTGCAGATGCTCGGCGGCAAGAGCAGCGCGCCGATCGAGCCGCGCACCCTGACCCCCATCGAGTCGGCGCTGATCCGGCAGCTGATGGACCGTACCTTCGAGCTGTTGACGACGAGCCTGGGCATGCTGCTCCCGGCCGAGCTCACCTACGCGGGCCTGCACGACAACCCGCAGTACCTGCAGGTCATCTCGCCCGGTGAGGCCGTCGTCGTCGCGCGGTTCGCGATGCGGATGGGGGAGTCGCATTCGACCGCGACGGTCATGCTGCCCACCGCCGTCGTCGTCGACCAACTCGCCGAGAGCGAGCGCGATGCCGCCTCCGCCCACCGTGCGGGCGCGACGGCCGACCAGGTGCTCGCCACCCCGCTGGAGGTGTCGCTGCGCGTCGCGCCCCGCGTCATCGGCGCCGGAGAGGTCCTCGACCTCGCCCCGGGCGACCTGTTGCGCTTCTCGCACCCCGAGACCAAGCCCTTCGAACTCGTCGTCGGCGACACCCCGGTCGCACGTGCCGTTCCCGGTGCCCAGGGGTCGCGGCTCGCGTGCACGATCACCACCATCCTCGAGGAGACCACCCGATGA
- a CDS encoding FliM/FliN family flagellar motor switch protein gives MSTFHAAAMAAAIAAKLPFGFPVLPTPSTDPGATGSAVVVAFSGTPGARIAIQVADAAALDDGSIDQQLSDRLHPAFEAAVAVLGAGTLGEGEEMDAASVFAEAGVQVFDLVREDGSTVARAAIRIDDARVATSTTGPARLSRIAGVEMELVVEIGRTRLPVRDLLSLEPGHVVELDRAAGSPADITLNGRLIGHGTVVVADGDFAVRVERIIDQTGTD, from the coding sequence ATGAGCACCTTCCACGCCGCCGCCATGGCCGCCGCGATCGCGGCGAAACTCCCCTTCGGCTTCCCCGTGCTGCCCACGCCCTCCACCGATCCCGGGGCGACCGGCAGCGCGGTCGTCGTCGCCTTCAGCGGCACCCCGGGCGCGAGGATCGCGATCCAGGTCGCGGATGCCGCGGCCCTCGACGACGGCTCGATCGATCAGCAGCTGTCCGACCGCCTGCACCCCGCCTTCGAGGCGGCCGTGGCCGTGCTCGGAGCCGGCACCCTCGGTGAGGGGGAGGAGATGGATGCCGCGAGCGTCTTCGCCGAGGCCGGTGTCCAGGTGTTCGACCTCGTCCGCGAAGACGGCAGCACCGTCGCCCGCGCGGCGATTCGCATCGACGACGCCCGCGTGGCGACGTCAACGACGGGCCCGGCCCGTCTCAGCCGGATCGCCGGGGTCGAGATGGAGCTGGTGGTCGAGATCGGACGCACGCGGCTTCCCGTGCGCGACCTGCTGAGCCTTGAGCCCGGTCACGTCGTCGAGTTGGACCGCGCCGCGGGATCCCCCGCCGACATCACCCTCAACGGTCGCCTCATCGGCCACGGCACCGTCGTCGTCGCCGACGGCGACTTCGCGGTGCGCGTCGAGCGCATCATCGACCAGACCGGGACCGACTGA
- a CDS encoding flagellar biosynthetic protein FliO has protein sequence MDELLLAARTVVSLAAVVGLLLFLAQRVQKGQAAGDGPFSALVPQRLGRLRNLPGLSPRTRTASPSRPRSEKITVVARTGLGGRAQLVVAEFGGIRYVLGVSEKGIDVVDTQEAPIDDAERSENVVTLTDTGSPRGAETSGAHAA, from the coding sequence GTGGACGAACTGCTCCTCGCGGCGCGCACCGTCGTTTCGCTCGCGGCGGTGGTGGGGCTTCTGCTCTTCCTGGCCCAGCGCGTGCAGAAAGGACAGGCCGCGGGTGACGGGCCGTTCTCGGCGCTCGTTCCCCAGAGACTCGGCCGGCTGCGGAACCTCCCCGGCCTTTCCCCGCGGACGCGGACGGCGTCCCCCTCCCGGCCGCGGAGCGAGAAGATCACGGTCGTCGCCCGTACCGGTCTCGGTGGTCGCGCCCAGCTCGTCGTCGCGGAGTTCGGCGGCATCCGCTACGTGCTCGGCGTGAGCGAGAAGGGCATCGACGTCGTCGACACGCAGGAGGCGCCGATCGACGACGCCGAGCGGAGCGAGAACGTCGTGACGCTGACCGATACCGGCAGCCCGCGCGGCGCCGAGACCTCCGGGGCCCACGCGGCCTGA
- the fliP gene encoding flagellar type III secretion system pore protein FliP (The bacterial flagellar biogenesis protein FliP forms a type III secretion system (T3SS)-type pore required for flagellar assembly.), translating to MLFAVVAMLFVGDIVAGGVAQAATGEPGGVSINGINATPSDSITTLLGITVLSVAPALLLMMTSFTKIFVVLALTRNALSLPSIPPNQVLAGLSLFLTLFIMWPVLTEINQLAVAPFTAGQIDFGQAFDAAQAPLRTWMLQFTREEDIALMHRAAQMANPDSPEVIPLYTLIPAFMLSELRAAFVIGFIVFIPFLVIDLVVSSALMSMGMMMLPPVMISLPFKILLFLLVDGWGLVITSLVQSYRGGA from the coding sequence ATGCTGTTCGCGGTCGTGGCCATGCTGTTCGTCGGCGACATCGTCGCGGGCGGCGTGGCTCAGGCGGCCACCGGAGAGCCGGGCGGCGTCAGCATCAACGGCATCAACGCCACGCCCTCCGACAGCATCACGACACTGCTGGGCATCACCGTCCTCAGCGTCGCGCCGGCTCTGCTGCTGATGATGACGAGCTTCACGAAGATCTTCGTGGTGCTCGCGCTCACCCGCAACGCGCTCTCGCTGCCGTCGATCCCCCCGAACCAGGTGCTCGCGGGGCTCAGCCTCTTCCTGACGCTGTTCATCATGTGGCCGGTGCTGACCGAGATCAACCAGCTCGCCGTCGCGCCCTTCACCGCGGGACAGATCGACTTCGGGCAGGCCTTCGACGCAGCTCAAGCCCCTCTTCGCACGTGGATGCTGCAGTTCACGCGCGAAGAGGACATCGCGCTGATGCATCGCGCCGCGCAGATGGCCAACCCGGACAGCCCCGAGGTCATCCCGCTGTACACCCTCATCCCGGCGTTCATGCTCAGCGAGCTGCGCGCGGCCTTCGTGATCGGGTTCATCGTGTTCATCCCGTTCCTCGTGATCGATCTCGTCGTCTCGAGCGCGCTGATGTCGATGGGCATGATGATGCTGCCGCCGGTCATGATCTCGTTGCCCTTCAAGATCCTGCTGTTCCTGCTCGTCGACGGGTGGGGCCTGGTGATCACCTCGCTGGTGCAGTCCTATCGAGGCGGCGCATGA
- the fliQ gene encoding flagellar biosynthesis protein FliQ — MNPEAVIDVGASALILAAKLSAPLLITALVVGFAISLLQSITQVQEMTMSFVPKLLAVGIALMVCGNWMIAESVAFTHELFGRLPSLLNGGG; from the coding sequence ATGAACCCCGAAGCGGTCATCGACGTCGGCGCGAGCGCCCTGATCCTCGCGGCCAAGCTCAGCGCGCCGCTGCTCATCACCGCCCTCGTGGTCGGTTTCGCCATCTCGCTCCTGCAGTCGATCACGCAGGTGCAGGAGATGACGATGTCGTTCGTGCCGAAGCTGCTGGCGGTCGGGATCGCGCTCATGGTCTGCGGCAACTGGATGATCGCCGAGAGCGTCGCCTTCACGCACGAGCTCTTCGGGCGCCTCCCGTCGCTCCTGAACGGCGGCGGATGA
- a CDS encoding flagellar biosynthetic protein FliR has translation MNIPVDFRWLEATALAIVRITAFLVIAPPFSHGSIPMRVRAMLGVGLGLAVSPVVVPGYQRLDTAGFLFAAAGQVLVGALLGFLVLVLFSAVQGAGFLVDTFGGFQLAQAYDPGMNVNGAQFTRLFQMTAILLLFASDAYQLVLGGLFRSFDAVSVAGALDLSRPAEVLTSAVGQMLLSAVQIAGPLLIVLFLADVGLGLVSRVAPALNAFALGFPIKIALTFLLVGFVFAALPSIVSAIADEAARLVIGVTR, from the coding sequence ATGAACATCCCCGTCGACTTCCGGTGGCTCGAGGCGACGGCCCTCGCGATCGTGCGCATCACGGCGTTCCTGGTGATCGCGCCGCCCTTCAGCCACGGCTCGATCCCCATGCGGGTGCGCGCGATGCTCGGGGTGGGACTCGGGCTGGCGGTGTCGCCCGTGGTCGTTCCGGGATACCAGCGTCTGGACACCGCAGGGTTCCTGTTCGCGGCCGCGGGCCAGGTGCTCGTCGGGGCGTTGCTCGGTTTTCTCGTGCTGGTGCTCTTCAGCGCCGTTCAGGGCGCGGGCTTCCTGGTCGACACCTTCGGCGGTTTTCAACTCGCCCAGGCCTACGACCCGGGCATGAACGTCAACGGCGCCCAGTTCACGCGTCTGTTCCAGATGACCGCCATCCTGCTGCTGTTCGCGTCGGACGCGTACCAGCTCGTGCTGGGCGGCCTGTTCCGCTCGTTCGACGCGGTCTCGGTCGCGGGGGCGCTGGACCTGTCGCGCCCCGCCGAGGTGCTGACCTCCGCGGTGGGGCAGATGCTGCTCAGCGCGGTGCAGATCGCAGGTCCGCTTCTGATCGTGCTGTTCTTGGCCGACGTCGGGCTCGGTCTCGTCTCGCGCGTGGCCCCCGCCCTCAACGCCTTCGCGCTGGGCTTTCCCATCAAGATCGCACTCACCTTCCTGCTGGTGGGCTTCGTCTTCGCCGCCCTGCCCTCGATCGTCTCCGCGATCGCGGACGAGGCCGCCCGACTCGTGATCGGGGTCACCCGATGA
- a CDS encoding EscU/YscU/HrcU family type III secretion system export apparatus switch protein, which yields MSGTDAGERTEKATPERLKKAIAKGRIGRSQDFTAWVGIGAAGVMMPATLSSASAVLTEQTLRVGAVAKDPSVGAVVESLGGAIASVGQVLLPLLIVVLGATTLTAIAQGGIHLRGIPARVEQFDVVAGLRRTVGVAALWEGIKALLKTAAIAAALWSVVAGLVPILMGSGRHRIAWLLEVAGQAVATLLQVAVVVGLLLAAIDVFVVISRNRKHTRMTKQEARDEHKKSEGDPLIRSQRRARQLAVSRNRMIAAVADSDVVLVNPTHVAVALRYEPGTSAPRVVAKGAGVIAQKIRERAQEAAVPLVRDVPLARALHASVEIGREIPEELYTAVAQVLAFVQHLKTRGSRKGTFEMPPAALTGRGL from the coding sequence ATGAGCGGGACGGATGCCGGGGAGCGCACCGAGAAAGCGACTCCGGAGCGACTGAAGAAGGCGATCGCGAAGGGGCGCATCGGGCGCAGCCAGGACTTCACGGCGTGGGTGGGGATCGGCGCTGCCGGCGTGATGATGCCCGCGACGCTGTCCTCGGCCTCGGCGGTGCTCACGGAGCAGACGCTGCGGGTGGGGGCGGTGGCGAAGGACCCGTCGGTGGGCGCCGTCGTCGAGTCGCTGGGCGGCGCGATCGCCTCGGTCGGTCAGGTGCTCCTGCCGCTTCTGATCGTGGTGCTGGGGGCCACGACCCTCACGGCGATCGCGCAGGGCGGCATCCATCTGCGGGGCATTCCCGCGCGGGTCGAGCAGTTCGACGTGGTCGCGGGGCTCAGGCGGACCGTCGGCGTCGCGGCCCTCTGGGAGGGGATCAAGGCGCTGCTGAAGACCGCGGCGATCGCAGCGGCGCTGTGGAGCGTGGTCGCCGGACTCGTGCCGATCCTCATGGGGAGCGGTCGTCACCGCATCGCGTGGCTGCTCGAGGTGGCGGGTCAGGCCGTGGCGACGCTGCTGCAGGTGGCCGTGGTCGTGGGCCTGCTCCTGGCGGCGATCGACGTCTTCGTGGTGATCTCGCGCAACCGCAAGCACACCCGCATGACCAAGCAGGAAGCGCGCGACGAGCACAAGAAGAGCGAGGGCGACCCGCTCATCCGCTCGCAACGTCGAGCGCGTCAGCTCGCGGTGAGTCGCAACCGCATGATCGCCGCGGTGGCCGACAGTGACGTGGTGCTCGTGAACCCGACGCATGTCGCCGTCGCCCTCCGCTACGAGCCGGGGACATCGGCTCCGCGCGTCGTCGCCAAGGGCGCCGGCGTGATCGCCCAGAAGATCCGCGAGCGCGCCCAGGAGGCCGCCGTGCCGCTGGTGCGCGACGTCCCGCTCGCGCGAGCTCTGCACGCGAGCGTGGAGATCGGTCGCGAGATCCCCGAAGAGCTGTACACCGCCGTGGCGCAGGTCCTCGCCTTCGTCCAACACCTGAAGACGAGGGGCTCGCGCAAGGGGACGTTCGAGATGCCCCCGGCCGCCCTGACCGGACGCGGCCTGTAG
- a CDS encoding flagellar biosynthesis protein FlhA, whose protein sequence is MIGQLLSKGAVPVGVVGIILLLIVPIPVGLLDLLIVTNIAFALLILLTAMFVKKPLDFSVFPSLLLVATLFRLGLNVASTRLVLSEAHAGQVIQAFGQITISGSLVIGFVIFLILAVIQFVVVTKGAERVAEVGARFTLDAMPGKQMAIDADLNAGLITDEQARARRAEVAAEADFYGAMDGASKFVKGDAIAGIVILVINFVGGIIIGMTMHGMAIDKALETYSLLTIGDGLVTQIPALLMAVSTGMIVTRENAEAELGRAAGRQLLQSRTALLITAMAAIGMGLIPGMPFLAFLAIGAVLLFAASRVKANTDRAAADVADAEARERAEAASAEGPDDLMDTMRVHALEISLSPDIVDLAAGGAGDLLSRVKSLRRKVALELGTLMPPVRTRDNVGLPAETYAILVAGIEVGRGVVPRGHVLAIGAGLEHLPGTAVVDPVFGLDGRWVPTEMSHAADMAGATVIDRASVIITHLSDIVHAHAHRLLSLEDVRLLTDHLKQTQPSVVEELTPALLPLALIQRVLASLLAERVSINDLGRIYEALALRAKSTTEVPALVEAARSALGPAISARFAQDGRLRVVMFDTLLEQQMLEGLRHVEGRAQIVLDADQTMQLIEGVRRAVAAVEPVGGEPVLVCAPSLRQGVRSLVAGQVAGMPILSYDEAAAGGFATDVVGVVRSEQIALPAS, encoded by the coding sequence ATGATCGGTCAACTGCTGTCGAAGGGCGCCGTCCCGGTCGGCGTGGTGGGAATCATCCTGCTGCTCATCGTCCCCATCCCGGTGGGGCTGCTCGACCTGCTCATCGTGACCAACATCGCCTTCGCGCTGCTGATCCTGCTCACGGCGATGTTCGTGAAGAAGCCGCTCGATTTCTCGGTCTTCCCGAGCCTCCTGCTGGTCGCGACGCTGTTCCGGCTCGGCCTGAACGTCGCCTCGACGCGCCTCGTGCTCAGCGAGGCGCACGCGGGACAGGTCATCCAGGCCTTCGGGCAGATCACGATCAGCGGTTCGCTGGTGATCGGCTTCGTCATCTTCCTGATCCTCGCCGTGATCCAGTTCGTCGTGGTCACAAAGGGCGCCGAGCGCGTCGCCGAGGTGGGCGCCCGCTTCACCCTGGATGCGATGCCGGGCAAGCAGATGGCCATCGACGCCGACCTCAACGCCGGACTCATCACCGACGAGCAGGCCCGAGCGCGCCGCGCCGAGGTGGCGGCGGAAGCCGACTTCTACGGGGCGATGGACGGCGCCAGCAAGTTCGTCAAGGGCGACGCCATCGCCGGCATCGTCATCCTCGTCATCAACTTCGTGGGCGGCATCATCATCGGGATGACCATGCACGGCATGGCCATCGACAAGGCCCTCGAGACCTACAGCCTCCTCACCATCGGAGACGGGTTGGTCACCCAGATCCCCGCCCTGCTCATGGCGGTGTCCACGGGCATGATCGTCACGCGCGAGAACGCCGAGGCCGAGCTCGGCCGCGCGGCCGGGCGCCAGCTCCTGCAGTCGCGCACCGCCCTTCTGATCACGGCGATGGCGGCCATCGGGATGGGCCTGATCCCGGGCATGCCCTTCCTCGCGTTCCTGGCGATCGGCGCCGTACTGCTGTTCGCGGCTTCGCGGGTCAAGGCGAACACCGACCGCGCGGCCGCCGACGTGGCCGACGCCGAGGCACGCGAACGGGCGGAGGCCGCCTCCGCCGAGGGCCCCGACGACCTCATGGACACCATGCGCGTTCACGCCCTGGAGATCTCCCTCTCCCCGGATATCGTCGACCTGGCCGCCGGCGGCGCGGGAGACCTGCTGTCCCGGGTGAAGTCGCTGCGGCGAAAGGTGGCCCTCGAGCTGGGAACGCTCATGCCGCCGGTGCGCACCCGCGACAACGTGGGGCTTCCCGCCGAGACCTACGCGATCCTGGTGGCCGGCATCGAGGTGGGCCGCGGCGTCGTTCCCCGCGGGCATGTGCTCGCAATCGGCGCGGGGCTGGAGCACCTGCCGGGCACCGCCGTGGTCGACCCGGTCTTCGGCCTCGACGGAAGATGGGTGCCGACCGAGATGTCGCACGCCGCCGACATGGCGGGGGCCACCGTCATCGACAGGGCCAGTGTCATCATCACGCACCTGTCCGACATCGTCCACGCGCATGCGCACCGCCTGCTCTCCCTGGAAGACGTCCGCCTGCTCACCGACCATCTCAAGCAGACCCAGCCGAGCGTCGTGGAGGAGCTGACCCCCGCGCTGCTCCCGCTGGCTCTCATCCAGCGCGTCCTGGCCAGCCTCCTCGCCGAGCGGGTCTCGATCAACGACCTCGGCCGCATCTACGAAGCGCTCGCCCTGCGCGCGAAGTCGACCACGGAGGTGCCCGCTCTCGTCGAGGCCGCGCGCAGCGCTCTCGGGCCCGCGATCTCCGCGCGTTTCGCCCAGGACGGGCGTCTGCGCGTGGTGATGTTCGACACGCTCCTCGAGCAGCAGATGCTCGAGGGGCTCCGGCACGTGGAGGGTCGCGCGCAGATCGTGCTCGACGCCGACCAGACGATGCAGCTGATCGAGGGCGTCCGCCGCGCGGTGGCCGCCGTCGAACCCGTGGGCGGCGAACCGGTGCTCGTGTGCGCCCCGTCACTGCGCCAGGGCGTGCGGTCGCTCGTGGCCGGACAGGTGGCGGGCATGCCGATCCTGTCCTACGACGAAGCGGCCGCGGGCGGTTTCGCCACCGACGTCGTGGGCGTCGTCCGCTCCGAGCAGATCGCCCTCCCGGCGTCGTAG
- the csrA gene encoding carbon storage regulator CsrA, translating into MLVLTRRPGESIMIGDDVTVTVLGVTATGVRIGIDAPRDTRIHRSEIVVAVSNENQDAISASRSADAETNLLDALRGGARAGASD; encoded by the coding sequence ATGCTCGTACTCACCCGACGCCCCGGTGAAAGCATCATGATCGGCGACGACGTGACGGTGACGGTGCTCGGGGTGACGGCGACCGGCGTGCGCATCGGCATCGACGCTCCCCGCGACACCCGCATCCACCGCAGCGAGATCGTCGTGGCGGTCTCGAACGAGAATCAGGATGCCATCTCGGCGTCGCGATCCGCGGACGCCGAGACCAACCTGCTCGACGCCCTGCGCGGGGGAGCGCGCGCCGGGGCATCGGACTGA